In the genome of Brienomyrus brachyistius isolate T26 chromosome 17, BBRACH_0.4, whole genome shotgun sequence, one region contains:
- the LOC125711857 gene encoding vitronectin-like, translating into MDVVSVGQGFMERFYREETHKQDWDRGRALDWDQHRRISGHHRQQEDYDSRNSINNRLGQKVYFFKKDRYYRVDLRSMMVDLVYPPYPRSTAKHWPGCQNGPRAEKRQQPAGP; encoded by the exons ATGGATGTCGTTAGTGTGGGCCAGGGCTTCATGGAGAGGTTCTACAGAGAGGAGACCCACAAGCAAGACTGGGATAGGGGCCGGGCCCTCGACTGGGACCAGCACCGCCGCATCAGTGGGCACCACAGACAGCAGGAAGACTACGATtccagaaacagcataaataacCGACTGGGGCAGAAGGTCTATTTCTTCAAGAAAG ATCGATATTACAGAGTGGATTTACGGTCAATGATGGTTGACCTTGTATATCCCCCGTACCCAAGATCCACAGCGAAACACTGGCCGGGCTGTCAAAATGGACCAAGGGCAGAGAAAAG GCAACAGCCTGCAGGGCCCTGA